One Chloroflexota bacterium genomic window carries:
- a CDS encoding RNA pseudouridine synthase codes for MDTTTVLTVISNDTRLDRYIAEQLPELSRAAAQRLIEDGFILVNNLARKASYKVQVGETITVRVPPPEPATPRAENIPLDILYEDDDLIVINKPAGMVVHPAAGHSEGTLVNAILGYMQTPPSPSPLQGEGRGGDAPSPCKGEGRGGDAPSPLQGEGWGGVGGEERPGIVHRLDSETSGIIVVAKNDAAMRGLQAQFKARRVKKTYLALVEGIVQPPSGKIDAPIGRDLKHRQRMAVVTQGKTRASVTVYHTLANLGAHTFLQVEPQTGRTHQIRVHLAFLGFPVVADAVYGRAKNMLGATRQFLHAWKLEFTLPRDQRAVRFTAPLPDELIEVLEKMSFDVANLR; via the coding sequence ATGGATACAACAACTGTTCTAACCGTCATCTCGAATGACACGCGCCTCGACCGCTACATCGCGGAGCAACTGCCCGAACTTTCGCGTGCGGCAGCACAGCGATTGATTGAGGACGGATTTATTCTTGTCAACAATCTCGCGCGCAAGGCGAGTTACAAAGTACAAGTCGGCGAGACGATCACTGTACGCGTCCCGCCGCCCGAACCGGCGACGCCGCGCGCGGAAAATATCCCGCTCGATATTTTGTACGAGGACGACGATCTCATTGTCATCAACAAACCGGCGGGCATGGTTGTTCATCCGGCGGCAGGGCATAGCGAAGGTACGCTCGTCAACGCGATTCTTGGTTACATGCAAACCCCTCCCTCTCCCTCCCCTTTGCAAGGAGAGGGACGCGGTGGAGATGCGCCCTCCCCTTGTAAAGGAGAGGGACGCGGTGGAGATGCTCCCTCCCCTTTACAAGGGGAGGGCTGGGGTGGGGTCGGTGGCGAGGAACGACCAGGCATCGTCCATCGTCTCGATAGTGAGACGAGCGGCATCATCGTCGTAGCGAAAAATGACGCGGCGATGCGCGGTTTGCAGGCGCAGTTCAAAGCGCGCCGTGTCAAGAAAACGTACCTCGCTCTCGTCGAAGGCATCGTGCAACCGCCAAGCGGAAAAATTGATGCGCCCATTGGACGCGATCTGAAGCATCGCCAAAGAATGGCGGTGGTAACACAAGGTAAAACGCGCGCGTCGGTGACGGTGTACCACACACTGGCGAATCTCGGCGCGCACACGTTTCTCCAAGTCGAGCCGCAGACCGGGCGCACGCACCAGATTCGCGTGCATCTGGCGTTTCTCGGATTTCCGGTCGTCGCCGATGCAGTCTATGGTCGCGCGAAAAATATGCTTGGCGCGACGCGACAATTTTTGCATGCGTGGAAGCTCGAGTTTACGTTGCCGCGCGATCAGCGCGCGGTCAGGTTCACCGCGCCCTTGCCCGACGAGTTGATCGAGGTTTTGGAGAAAATGAGTTTCGACGTCGCGAATTTGCGCTAG
- a CDS encoding protease inhibitor I42 family protein: MWGILSDVRNALVITVVLVFLAGGCSPSEVNVDANANGGQKQVARGQTLFVTLESNPSTGYRWDVVEIDGAVLRQSSESVFKSFSISNPPLLGMGGTETFRFETLGAGMTTLKMVYHRVWENDVPPLKTFTVQVAVR, encoded by the coding sequence ATGTGGGGCATACTGAGTGACGTACGGAACGCCTTGGTCATCACGGTCGTGCTTGTGTTTCTTGCCGGCGGCTGTAGCCCGTCCGAAGTGAACGTAGACGCGAACGCCAACGGCGGGCAAAAACAAGTCGCGCGCGGGCAAACGTTGTTCGTCACGTTGGAGTCGAATCCAAGCACCGGGTACCGCTGGGATGTGGTCGAGATTGACGGCGCAGTCTTGCGTCAATCGAGCGAATCGGTTTTCAAATCGTTTTCGATTAGCAATCCGCCGTTGCTTGGGATGGGCGGCACCGAAACGTTTCGCTTCGAGACGCTGGGCGCGGGTATGACGACGCTCAAGATGGTTTACCATCGCGTTTGGGAGAACGACGTGCCGCCGCTCAAAACGTTCACCGTCCAGGTCGCGGTGCGCTAA
- the lspA gene encoding signal peptidase II codes for MTDRPEQVHSAARRAWLDLALLAIAFVVLVADQASKAWVVENIPLNTTFPLFPPLSSIFVLTHITNSGAAFGLFPQLSIVFTFIAFGVSLVIVFYQRSIPSHQWLVRLSLGLQLGGAIGNLIDRLRYGSVIDMLYVRYFPVFNIADSAIVTGVILLMWHLMQTPKPVVTPPPDSPDQVGTRSDGV; via the coding sequence ATGACGGATCGTCCTGAACAAGTTCATTCGGCAGCGCGGCGAGCGTGGTTGGATCTCGCGCTGCTGGCGATTGCATTCGTGGTGCTGGTCGCCGATCAAGCAAGCAAGGCGTGGGTGGTTGAAAATATTCCGCTTAACACCACGTTTCCATTGTTTCCACCGCTGAGTAGTATTTTCGTTCTCACCCATATCACCAACTCTGGCGCGGCGTTCGGCTTGTTTCCGCAACTCAGCATCGTCTTCACGTTTATCGCGTTCGGTGTGTCGCTCGTGATCGTGTTCTATCAACGTTCGATTCCGTCGCATCAATGGCTCGTGCGGTTAAGTTTGGGTCTCCAGCTCGGCGGCGCAATCGGCAACTTGATAGATCGTCTCCGCTATGGTTCCGTGATTGACATGCTCTACGTGCGTTATTTCCCGGTGTTCAACATCGCTGACAGTGCGATTGTGACTGGCGTGATCTTGTTAATGTGGCATTTGATGCAAACACCCAAGCCCGTTGTCACCCCGCCACCCGATTCGCCGGATCAAGTTGGAACGCGAAGCGATGGTGTCTAG